In Scophthalmus maximus strain ysfricsl-2021 chromosome 5, ASM2237912v1, whole genome shotgun sequence, a single window of DNA contains:
- the sdhc gene encoding succinate dehydrogenase cytochrome b560 subunit, mitochondrial: MALLLRTFVRQGVCLARPQCGVLYRHAAPMGTTAKEEMNKFWAKNTKLNRPMSPHVTIYKWSVPMVMSITHRGTGVGLSGAISAFALAAMVLPGGFPGYLDLIHSLSVGPFLIGLAKFGISFPVSYHTLNGIRHLYWDIGKGFKIPEVYRSGYTVIVLSVIASVALASL, translated from the exons ATGGCGCTGCTCCTAAG GACGTTCGTCCGTCAGGGTGTCTGTCTCGCCAGGCCACAGTGCGGTGTCCTCTACAGAca TGCCGCTCCAATGGGAACCACGGCGAAGGAGGAGATGAACAAGTTCTGGGCCAAAAATACCAAATTAAACCGACCCATGTCCCCACATGTCACCATCTACAA atggTCCGTCCCCATGGTGATGTccatcacacacagaggaactgGTGTGGGGCTCAGCGGAG CTATCTCGGCCTTTGCGCTGGCGGCGATGGTGTTGCCGGGCGGCTTCCCCGGCTACCTGGACCTGATCCACTCGCTGTCCGTCGGCCCCTTCCTCATCGGGCTGGCCAAGTTCGGCATCTCCTTCCCAGTGTCTTATCACACCCTCAACGGCATCCGCCACTTG tACTGGGACATCGGGAAGGGCTTCAAAATCCCTGAGGTCTACCGCTCCGGCTACACGGTTATCGTCCTGTCCGTCATCGCCTCCGTAGCCCTGGCTTCCCTCTGA